In a genomic window of Coleofasciculus sp. FACHB-1120:
- a CDS encoding four-helix bundle copper-binding protein: MADQISQSSVDIAVHCAHECEQCANECLGTMSECARLCIDCSQMCWTCAAYMGRGSRFIPQVLRACIDICEACASECKKYSDNHCQKCAIACRRAAEEYRKIVLFAAVA; this comes from the coding sequence ATGGCTGATCAAATATCTCAATCTAGTGTAGATATTGCGGTTCACTGCGCCCATGAATGCGAACAGTGTGCCAATGAGTGTTTAGGCACGATGTCTGAATGTGCCCGATTGTGTATAGATTGCTCCCAAATGTGCTGGACTTGTGCTGCCTACATGGGTCGTGGCTCACGCTTTATCCCTCAAGTCCTTCGTGCCTGTATCGACATCTGCGAAGCTTGTGCAAGCGAATGTAAAAAGTACTCCGACAATCATTGCCAGAAGTGTGCGATCGCTTGTCGGCGTGCTGCTGAGGAATACCGAAAGATCGTTCTTTTTGCAGCTGTTGCTTAG